A stretch of DNA from Electrophorus electricus isolate fEleEle1 chromosome 18, fEleEle1.pri, whole genome shotgun sequence:
ACCAGTGATTTCGTAGGTCGGGCTACTGTTACTGTTTGTAATGTTAGAGGGGTCACAGGTAGATGCAGCTTCCGCTGGTTTACCTGGGAGAGAAATCCCAGTTTCATAAACATTTAGCCAAAACACACTGCATATCTAATAAGAATATTTCCCAAAGGTTTATTGTTAAAGCAGAAATGCTTATCTTTATCTATCTTActagtttccttgtcttgaaaTTGGCATTTTTCAATGTCATCCTTGGAAAATCCAGCAAAGTAATAGACCCCCTTTTTGGACAGCACAGCATTGGAGATGTTGTGATGAATAGGGGGCTTATTGCCTGGCAAGGTCAGCTTCATGACCCCTTCCTTAGGCGCAAACCCTGCTGCCAGACACACCTTTAGAACGTCACTTGACTTAGAAGGTGTCAAAATTGACAGAACAGGTGGTTCCAACTTGGACTCTGGAGAGGAGAAAACAGAATTCTTATGGTTCATGTTTGTATACTCTAACGCATACTCAAGGGCACTGAAAAACAATCAACATTGCCCTACTGGCATTAGAAtctgaaatttgaaaatgaatctTTTCTTCTGCATTACAAATATGTACTATACTTTAGCAAAATTATATGAACAGGAAGATATTCTCAACCTTAAATGTAAACCTAAAATGGCTCAGATGCAAAGccatttttatattacatatacaagTCCCCTATTTTGAAGATCACCACCATCTGTGTGAGAAACTGACACTTGTATTTAGAACTCATCGGTCAGGAAGTCTCAAAATCCGTCAGATTTCCGAACTAATAATTTGAGATGAAgacaaaaatctaaatcatGAAAAACATGGGAAGTGCATCAAACCATTTTAGATGCACTGACAACCCCAGACATAAATGGTACCTGTACTCCATCCCTGTAAATCTAGCACTTGGAGAAGCTTCACTAACTGTGACAAAGTGTGAATGTTCTTCACTACGCTTCCTTGTTGTATAATTCAGCACCAGCAAATTCCAAGTTATTCTTTTACCGGATCGTTAGAAGACAGCAACTAGGAATGTGTTTACAAAGCTGATAAGACACTACAGATACAGTCAAGTTTAGGGAAGAAGTCCAATTTAATCTATTTAAAATCTGaggcaacaaaatgtttgattgcAGAATTTTATAAATGTGCTTGTATTATTAAACACAATTTGTTTTGTGCTGCTATTTGTTTACGTTCAGGGTTTCTTTGATACAACTgctttaaatgttgttttttacatttgtttttaacattataaGGGGATCAATCTTAACAACAACCTCAgcaacatacacaaaaaaaaattatttctgcaTCTGTGGCTTATAAAACTTttatcagtttatatatatatatatatatatatatatatatatatatatatatatatatatatatatatatatatatatatatatatatatatataaactaatatAATCGCTTATGCTATATGTTAGAAGAAAGCTTATACTGTATATTAGAAAACGTACATGTTTAATTCATAACATTCCTTCCATGGGAATGCAAAGTTCAGAGTGTGTAgaccattagcattaaaatgacttggcactggaaacacacacatgtgcacacacacacacacacacacacacacacacacacacacacacacacacacacacacacacacacacacacacacacacacagggtccaACATACAAGGATTTATTAATACAGCCACTAAaaaactggcacaaaaggatcaattgtcatcacccattgctcctcatgcatcactgcaggaGTTTTCTACCCTTATGACTTTCAAGATATAACATTGGACTAACATATTAGACAAGACATAATATTGGACTAACATATTAGACAAGACATAATATTGGACTAACATATTAGACAAGACATATTACATTGCACTTACATATTAGACAAGACATAACATTGGACTAACATATTAGACAAGACATAACATTGGACTAACATATTAGACAAGACATATTACATTGGACTAACATATTAGACAAGACATAACATTGGACTAACATATTAGACAATACATATTACACTGGACTAACATATTAGACAAGACATAACATTGGACTAACATATTAGACAAGACATAATATTGGACTAACATATTAGACAAGACATATTACATTGCACTTACATATTAGACAAGACATATTACATTGCACTTGCATATTAGACAAGACATAACATTGGACTAACATATTAGACAATACATATTACACTGGACTAACATATTAGACAAGACATAACATTGGACTAACATATTAGACAAGACATAACATTGGACTAACCAAGAGAATGCttgctgatcagtttgttgaacacctCTGGACCATCAGAACATCATCATTGGCAAGGcatttaatactaatggacattgtattaatgacatatctatTACTAGTTTTACCAGCATTATCAGTTGCTTTGGCACCAATAAACTtaggaaacagaaaaagaactgatctacacactcatatatatatatatgaagcttTCTCTTGGTTAGTCCAATGGTTAGTCCAATGAACTTTTAGTTAGTTCTAAATTTTTCCTACAACTGTAGCAGTATACGTACATATATGCAagagcacatttttaaaaaagtaatgcAATTTCATATCAGATAGTAAAAAGTGATCAGTACAGAAGAATGACATGGAAGATATGTTCTTGTGGCATCTAGTAATTTCATCTTCTTAAGTAACAGTAGTACATAACTAAAATTGAATACTAAAACTGAATCACAAAACTAACTTTATACAGTATTATTGAAATAACGCACTTTTTGCTACAAAGGTACAATTTGAATGCTGCACATATTGTTAAtactattagtagtagtgttattattattattattagtagtagtagtagtagtatttgaaaacattttagcaTAAATCACTCTCCAGAGGAGTTCTGTTTGGATTCTGTCTTAACCAAACATCGGGTCCAACTGATACTATGAATTTTGACATTATTCACCCAGCAACAAGAAAGAACTTGATGCTCATCATGCATTGGGCCACGGCCGTTTATATTCCACATTCCCTGACAGTTCAGTTACTAACAGACAACAACTGGAAACACATTTGGCaagttaaattatatttttttaactcTTAGTTCAGTACTTCCTTTGAATTAATTTTTTGCTTGTATTCAAATTCCAttcaaagtaaaaacaacaa
This window harbors:
- the LOC118242936 gene encoding uncharacterized protein LOC118242936 isoform X2, producing MAVLNTDPLVFGKPISLHVQPKSKLEPPVLSILTPSKSSDVLKVCLAAGFAPKEGVMKLTLPGNKPPIHHNISNAVLSKKGVYYFAGFSKDDIEKCQFQDKETSKPAEAASTCDPSNITNSNSSPTYEITDDPKRNTMTLIVTGLRLLLAKAVAVNVMMTIKAFLI
- the LOC118242936 gene encoding uncharacterized protein LOC118242936 isoform X1 yields the protein MAVLNTDPLVFGKPISLHVQPKSKLEPPVLSILTPSKSSDVLKVCLAAGFAPKEGVMKLTLPGNKPPIHHNISNAVLSKKGVYYFAGFSKDDIEKCQFQDKETSKIDKGKPAEAASTCDPSNITNSNSSPTYEITDDPKRNTMTLIVTGLRLLLAKAVAVNVMMTIKAFLI